In Chloroflexota bacterium, the sequence GACGATCCACAACCCCATCCCGTGCTCCGCGCGCGGGTGCGGATTGCGGCGTCCGGCAAGCGGATCCGAAATCGCGCCCTCGTTTTCAACCTGACAGATCATCTCCTCGGATGTCCCCCAGACGGTCAGCTGCCGCAGGGCAACCCCATGGCGAAGCGCGTTCGTAACCAGCTCGTTGGCCACGAGCTGAAGATCCTCGACGAAGTCCCCGCCGAATCCGGCGTCGTGACCGTGGTCTCGGACCGCCGCGCGCAAGTTACTCATCGTTTCTTGTTTGATCACATAGCTGGAAGCGTCCTCGGGTGGAGTGGTCAGCGGTATCTCGCATTCGGGCGGTATCGCTTCGCTGTAACAGCCACTCGAGCGCGGCGCTCCGTTCTCGACGATCTCGGGATGTGTCCGCTTCGCGCTTTCCAGCACGGAGTCGTCAAGTGCACCGGCGTCGTAGGGGCACAGAACGCGCATCGGAGTGGCCTCCAGCATGACGTTGAGCAGAGCTTCGTGGCGGACGGCCTCACGAATCTCTTCTTCCGTCCTTCCGGGCCAGATGGGCTCTCCGACGTAGTGCAGCATCCGTCCCGGGCGCTCCTGCCGTAGTCGCTCGATCATCGAGAGAATCCGCCCGGGGTTGCGGCCCACCTCGGACATATCGAGCAGCTCCTTGTCCGAGCCATCGAGCAGCTGTTCACGGACGAGTCCAAGCTTGTGCTCGGGTACCGAGATAGCGATCGGATCTCCGGACCCGAGGGCGGGTCTAAGAAAACGCCTGAGCCCCTTCAAGTACTCCCCGTCGGCTCGATAAAAGAGCGCCTGGTGAGTGCTATTGCCCAAGGGCGACATCTCTCTCCCTTCCTTACGCCCTGTCCGGTGTCAGGCTCCCCTGGATGGCGCTACGGCAAACGACGCTTCGCCGGGCTCCCTTTCCGGCCTTGACTTCTCCTGCGAACGAGGCCTGGGAGCAGAGCGGATCGACTCGCTCGGTGCCGGATCCTGCCCGGGGTTGGGCTCCTCGGGGCCTGGCTCGGGCACCGCTGGGGTGACGGGCTCCTCGGGCGTCGGTACGCGTGCCGGCTCTTCGGGCTGTCCGGGCGTCCCCGGGTCGGGCACAGCCGGAGTGACGGGCGCGTCCGGGACCGCCGGTGTCACGGGCTCCTGCGGCTGAGGCACGGAGAGGACGCTCTCGTACACGGGCGGTGGCTACCCCACGCCCTGTCCAGCAAACCGCCTGGACGTGCGTCTAATTCGCTTCAAACGTAGAGCTAATCCCGTCCGTTCTGCGCAAAGCCAAGCCAGCTCGCCACCTTATGCAAGTCTGCGACGAACTCATCGAACGCCGTCTCTCGCTCGCGATCGTCCCGGGCTCTGAGGATCGACGAAGGATGGACGGTGATCGTGACCAGCTCAGCCAGCCCCGACTCGAGCGGGCGACCGCGGTCGCGGCCGACCCGAACGCTGGGACCGATCAAGGCCTGGCCGGCCGTCGCCCCCAGACACACCAGCGCCCGAGGCTTCACCACCGCCAGCTCGGCTTCGAGCCACGGCATGCACGCCTGCACTTGCCAGCGGTCTGGCTTCTGATGAATGCGCCGCTTCCCGCGCAGCTTGTAGCGGAAGTGCTTCACCGCGTTCGTGATGAAGACCTCGTTGCGCGGGATCCCGGACTGCTCGAGTCCCCGATCCAGCACACGACCGGCAGGCCCCACGAATGGATGCCCCTGCAGGTCCTCGCGGTCACCGGGCTGCTCGCCGACAAGGACGAGCTCGGACTGGCGCCTGCCCTCGCCCATGACGGCCTGCGTCCCGCCTTCCCAAAGGTCGCAAGCGCGACATTCTTGGACCGCCTCGCTCATGCTCTTGAGGCTCGGGCGGGAGGGGACGGGGGCGGGCGGTCTATCCGTTGTGGCGCTGCCGTTTGAGCCGCTTGTGTTGCTCACGCCTCACCCCGTGTTGTCGACCAGGCGCGCAGTGAACGTCTACTGGTCGATCTTGTCGCGCTTCGGACCCTCCCAGGCCTCGACCTCGGGATCTTGGGAGGGGTGAGGCTCGCTGGTGCTGGTCGCGCCCGTCTGGGTATGGCCGCCCTCGCCCCCGAACACCATTTCCTCGCCGGGATCCCGCGGGTCTTCGCGATGGTCGTAAGGGTCCGGCCATTCGGTCAGGTCTGCCTCGGCGACCGGGTTGTTGAGGGCTGAGTGTGGGTCGCGCGCACGTACAGAGGTCTCGGTGCCCGGCTCGTCATCGGCAATCGCACCGTTCTCCCCGCCGACGACCGGTTCCTCCTCCGTGACGGCGGCCCTGGGCAATGTCGGTTCCTCGTCCTCCGTGACGGCGTCGCTGGGCAGTGTCGGTTCCTCGTCCTCCGTGACGGCGTCGCTGGGCAGTGACGGTTCCTCGTCAGTGAGGGCGTCGACCGGCAGCGTCTCCTCCTCCGCGGGGTCTCCGGCCACCTCTGCCTCCTCCTCCGTCACGGCAGCCGACTCCTCCGCGCCCGGCTCCCACGAGGAAGTCGGCGCGGGCGGGGTGTCCGTCGAGGCGAATGACCCGTTTTGCCGATCGGGCGAGAGCACGCCCACGATCTCGGTCAGTGCCCAGCCTGCCAAGCGGCCCGTCAATTCCACGCTCTTCCGCGCCACGCCGATCGAGAGTGAGATTGGCGCCTCGGCGGCCCGTATCAGCTGTTCGACCATGTCGTCCACCTCCAACTCGCAGCGGTTCTGACTCGTAGCGCGGTCCCCGTTTGACAATTGGCGAGCGCGTAAAACCGCTACCCGGGGGACCGATGCGCGACACACGGCAGCGCCGGCCGCGAGGCGGCTAGGCTGTGACCATGGCCCCTGAACGCGAGCGATCCACACGCAAGCAGATCAAGGAGGGCCGGGCGGTTGACCAGGCGGGCGACCGGCTGGCGCGCGAAGCCGACCGCCTGAAGCGACGCAGCGACGAGCTCGGCTCCGAGATCGACCAGGCGCGCAGCGACTGGCAGCGCAAGCAAGCCGACGGCGGCGTCCCCGGCGCGATTCCCCCCGACAACAAGGAGAACGCCTCGCGCACGGCCGAGCGCGCGAACTCGGCCGAGGACGAGGGCGGGGACGAAACCCAGGCCGAGGCCGATTCCTCGGACGCCGATTCCAGCTAGCCCGAGGGAAGCGCCTCGAGCGCGTTCAGATACGCCTCGGTGTAGGTCGGAAACTCATTGACGACCTCTACGGGGCGCAAGAGAGTCTTCGAGGGAATACACGCCCAGTAGGCACACTCGCCCCCGATCAGCTCGCGTTCGACGATACCCGTCCTCATCCAGGCGTCGGCCGTCCGCGATACCACGGTTTCACCCGCAGGTCCCGCGCCGATTACGACTACGTCAAAGGCCTGCGTCGCCATGAGCGCACCCTACCCCCGCCCTCCGACTCCGTACCGCCGTGAGCCGGCGGTGGTCGGACATCGTTCGATTAGCGGGTAAGCGCTCCGGGCAGTAAATGGCGGGTGAAGATCGGCTACTTCCTTTCAAGCGAGGAATGGGGCCCTCGGGAGCTGGTCGAACTCGCCGTCAAGTCGCAGGACGCCGGATTCGAGGGACTGTGGATCTCGGACCACTTCCACCCGTGGAACGACGAGCAGGGGCACAGCCCGTTTGTGTGGTCGGTCATCGGGGCGATCGCGCGCGCCGTTCCCGGCGTCATGGTGACGACAGCGGTCACCTGTCCGACTCTGAGGATTCATCCTGCCGTAATCGCCCAGGCGGCGGCCACCTCGGCCGTCTTGCTCGACGGAAACTTTGCGCTGGGCGTAGGGAGCGGCGAGGCTCTCAACGAGCACATCTTCGGTGACCGCTGGCCCAGCGCCGACGAGCGCCTGGAGATGCTTGAGGAGTCCGTGGAGGTGATGCGCACTCTGTGGCGAGGCGGCTTTCAGGACCACCGCGGCCGCCATTACCGCGTCGATAATGCGCGCATCTATGACCTGCCCGAGCTGCCCCCGCCGGTCTTCGTCTCGGGGTTCGGCTCCAAGTCGATCGACCTCGCGGCACGCATCGGAGACGGCTTTTGCACGGTCCAACCCGACGCAGAAGCCGTGGAGCGTTTCCGCACCAACGGCGGCGGCCAGAAGCCCGTGCAGGGTGGAATGAAGGCGTGCTTTGACGACGACCAGGAGCGCGCCAAGCGGATCGCCTACAGCCTGTGGCCAAACGAAGCACTTCCGGGCGAGCTGGCGCAGGTCCTCCCGACGACAAGACATTTCGAGCAGGCGACCGAGTTGGTGACTTCGGAGATGGTCGCGGAAGAGGTTCCCTGCGGCCCCGACCCCGATCGCCACATCAAGGCGATCACCGCGTACGCCGAAGCTGGGTTCGACGAGCTATATATCCAGCAAATCGGTCCCGAACAGGACGCCTTCTTCGCCGCTTATGCGGAGCATGTTCTCCCGCGCGTGCGGGAAGAAGTGCCCGCGCGGGTCTAACGGACTAGCGCTCCCACCCAGCAGCGGTGTCAGCTGGACTCGTCGTCGCGCTCGCTAGAGCGTTCAAAGTCGGCCTCGCCGGCCTCGCTCGCGCGGGCGTCATCCGACTCGGCGAGTGGCGCGTCCTCGAGGGCTCGCCGTGCGGCGTGCTGGTCGCCATGGGAGGCGTGCTCGACCAACTCCTGCTCCGCCTGCTCAAAGCCCTCGGCCTCACCCTCGCCGGCTTCGGCCAGCGGCCGATGCGCCTCATCCACATCCTCAACCGGGGGCGGCTCGGAACTCGTGCGGCCCCCGATCCGCCCGGCCTCGGCTGCGGCCTCAGCGGTCTCTCGAGCCACCACGTCGTCGTCGGACTCCTGCGCTCCCAGGTTCTCCTCGGCGGCTCGTGCGGCTTCCTCGCGCGCGGGGTCTCTGGTCGGTTCGGGGTCGGGCATGCCACGCACACTACCCCGCCGACAACCTCCCAACCCGCCAGTCGCTCCCAGCCGCTGACTCCCAACGCTCCGATCGCTCCCAGCCGCCGACTCCCAACCCGGCGAGCGCCGTGGCGCCGCCCGCCGCTGAGTACTCACTCGCGTCGCTGCGCGCAGTCACCCGCGTCGCTGCGCGCACTCAGTCGCGTCGCTGCGCGCACTCACTCGCGTCGCTGCACGCGACCTCTTCGCGGGTGGACATATTCGTACAATTGCGTCAGCGCGACCCCGTGTCCGGTGGTCGTAGCTATCGCCGTAAACTTTGAGGAAAGGAGGTGATCAGATGCCAAAGCGGCGCGGCAGGTTGACCGAGCCTCTAATCCGCGAGAACGGTTCGCTTCGCCCGGCCGGGTGGGACGAGGCGCTCGATTTCGCGGCAGCGGGGCTTGCGCGCGCGAGAGAGCAGGACGCCACTCGATCGTTCGGGATGTTCAGCTGTTCGAAAGCCTCGAACGAGGTGAACTTCCTCGCTCAGAAGTTTGCGCGCTCCGTGATGGGGTCGAGCAATATCGACTCGTGCAACCGCACTTGACACGCTCCTAGCGTCGTCGGTCTGGCGACGGTGTTCGGTGCGGGCGGCGGGACGTCGTCTTATAAGGAGGTCGAGGAGACGGATCTGCTGATCCTGTGGGGCTCGAACGCGCGTGAAACGCATCCCATCTTCTTCCACCATCTGCTGAAGGGCGTGCATCGCGGGGCGAGGCTGTTCGTGATCGACCCGCGGCGCACTGGCTCGGCCCAGTGGGCCGACACGTGGCTGGGGCTGGATGTCGGTACCGACATCGCGCTCGCCAACACCATCGGCCGCGAGATCATTCATGCCGGGCTCGCCAACGAAACCTTTATCGGTCGTGCGACGACGGGCTTCGCCGAGTATCGCGAGTCGGTCGAGCCGTGGACCCTGGAGGAGGGCGAGCGCGTGACCGGTGTCCCCGCAGAGACCATCCGCGAGCTTGCGCACGCTTACGCGCGCGCTGACCGAGCGATTCTGTGCTGGACGCTCGGGATCACCGAGCACATCACGGCGGTCGACAACGTTCTCTCGCTCATCAATCTCGGGCTACTCACCGGCCATGTCGGTCGCTATGGATCAGGGCTGAATCCGCTGCGCGGTCAAAACAACGTTCAGGGCGGCGGGGACATGGGCGCGATCCCAGACCGGCTGCCCGGCTTTCAGGACGTTCAGAACGACCACGCCGCGCGAGCGCGGTTCGAGGCCGCCTGGGGCGTCGAGCTTCCGCCCAAGCGTGGCTGGCATCTCTCGCAGATGTTCGAGGCCATGGAGCGCGGCGAGCTGCGCACGCTGTACGTGTTTGGCGAAAACCCCGCGCAGTCGGAGGCGGATTCGAAGAAGGCGATCGAGTTGCTTGGAGGTCTCGACTTTTTGATTGCCCAAGACATCCTCATGACGCGGACCTGCGACATGGCGGACGTCGTCTTGCCCGGAACGGCCTCATGGTGCGAGGTCGACGGTGGCACAGTTACCAACAGCGAGCGGCGAGTGCAGCGGATGCGTAAGGCTTTGGACCCGCCGGGCCAAGCCCGCGACGACCACTGGATCATCGCCGAGCTGGCTCGCCGACTAGGCCACGACTGGGGGCAACCCACACTCGAGCAAGCCTGGGACGAGCTGCGCTCGCTGAGCCCAATGCATGGCGGCATGAGCTACGACCGGCTGGACGAGCTGGGAGGAATCCAGTGGCCCTGTCCGAGCGAGGATCACCCGGGCTCCCTTTACCTGCATGGACGGCTCTGGTCGGAGCCCCTCGAGGGCCGGCCCGCGCCGTTCTCCGTCACGACCTGGGTGCCGCCTATCGACGAGCTGAACGATGAGTTCCCGATTCGGCTGACCACGGGCAGGCGGCTTGACTCCTACAACACCGGGGTCCAGTCTGGCCTCTACAGCTCCCCCCTCCGTCGCGGCGAGACCCTCGATCTGCACCCTGAAGACGCTGAGAACCTCGGTGTGGAGCCCGGCGAAGTCGTCAAGGTGAGCTCTCGGCGCGGCTCCATTAACGCTCCCGTCCGCTTTGACCCGAACCTGCGGCCCGGCCTCGCGTTCATGACGTTTCACTTCCCAGACCAAGTCGACGTCAATCTGCTGACGATCGACGCCACAGACCCCAAGTCGGGGACGGCGGAGTTCAAGGCGACGGCGGTGCACGTTGAGAAGCTGAACGGGGGCGCACGCCAGACGGCTGGAGTCGCCAGCGGCCGGGCGGACACGTAGCGTGGACCTCCGCCTGCTCGATGCCGAACCGACGACGGCTGAGCGCGCCGCCGTCGACGCTTTCCTCGGCCCGCCCATCTCGGCGTGGGCCGGAGTTGACCGGAGCGACGACGGACACGCTGCGCACGGCGGGCACGCCGCTCGAGGGCAGCGCCACGAGCTGCTGCCCGTATTACACGCGCTGCACGAGCGCGTCGGGTGGGTCAGCCCTGGAGCGCTCAACTACATAGCGGGTCGGCTCACCGTCCCGCCGGCCGACGTATATGGCGTGGCCACGTTCTATGCGCTGTTCTCGCTTGAGCCTCGTGCTCCGCGCACCCTGCACGTCTGCAACGACGCGGTGTGCCGCTGCTGCGCCGGCTCTGACTCGCTTGTCGAGAAGCTCGCCGCGGAGATCGGTCCGCAGGGCGAGGAGGTGGACGGCGTCACCTGGCTTGAGAGTCCCTGCCTGGGCCAGTGCGACCGCGCGCCCGCGGCGCTGCTGGTGGAGTCCGGA encodes:
- a CDS encoding anti-sigma factor RsbA family regulatory protein translates to MSPLGNSTHQALFYRADGEYLKGLRRFLRPALGSGDPIAISVPEHKLGLVREQLLDGSDKELLDMSEVGRNPGRILSMIERLRQERPGRMLHYVGEPIWPGRTEEEIREAVRHEALLNVMLEATPMRVLCPYDAGALDDSVLESAKRTHPEIVENGAPRSSGCYSEAIPPECEIPLTTPPEDASSYVIKQETMSNLRAAVRDHGHDAGFGGDFVEDLQLVANELVTNALRHGVALRQLTVWGTSEEMICQVENEGAISDPLAGRRNPHPRAEHGMGLWIVHQLSDLVEMRDGTRTTVRAHLAA
- a CDS encoding LLM class F420-dependent oxidoreductase — translated: MKIGYFLSSEEWGPRELVELAVKSQDAGFEGLWISDHFHPWNDEQGHSPFVWSVIGAIARAVPGVMVTTAVTCPTLRIHPAVIAQAAATSAVLLDGNFALGVGSGEALNEHIFGDRWPSADERLEMLEESVEVMRTLWRGGFQDHRGRHYRVDNARIYDLPELPPPVFVSGFGSKSIDLAARIGDGFCTVQPDAEAVERFRTNGGGQKPVQGGMKACFDDDQERAKRIAYSLWPNEALPGELAQVLPTTRHFEQATELVTSEMVAEEVPCGPDPDRHIKAITAYAEAGFDELYIQQIGPEQDAFFAAYAEHVLPRVREEVPARV
- a CDS encoding molybdopterin-dependent oxidoreductase codes for the protein MPKRRGRLTEPLIRENGSLRPAGWDEALDFAAAGLARAREQDATRSFGMFSCSKASNEVNFLAQKFARSVMGSSNIDSCNRTUHAPSVVGLATVFGAGGGTSSYKEVEETDLLILWGSNARETHPIFFHHLLKGVHRGARLFVIDPRRTGSAQWADTWLGLDVGTDIALANTIGREIIHAGLANETFIGRATTGFAEYRESVEPWTLEEGERVTGVPAETIRELAHAYARADRAILCWTLGITEHITAVDNVLSLINLGLLTGHVGRYGSGLNPLRGQNNVQGGGDMGAIPDRLPGFQDVQNDHAARARFEAAWGVELPPKRGWHLSQMFEAMERGELRTLYVFGENPAQSEADSKKAIELLGGLDFLIAQDILMTRTCDMADVVLPGTASWCEVDGGTVTNSERRVQRMRKALDPPGQARDDHWIIAELARRLGHDWGQPTLEQAWDELRSLSPMHGGMSYDRLDELGGIQWPCPSEDHPGSLYLHGRLWSEPLEGRPAPFSVTTWVPPIDELNDEFPIRLTTGRRLDSYNTGVQSGLYSSPLRRGETLDLHPEDAENLGVEPGEVVKVSSRRGSINAPVRFDPNLRPGLAFMTFHFPDQVDVNLLTIDATDPKSGTAEFKATAVHVEKLNGGARQTAGVASGRADT
- a CDS encoding UdgX family uracil-DNA binding protein (This protein belongs to the uracil DNA glycosylase superfamily, members of which act in excision repair of DNA. However, it belongs more specifically to UdgX branch, whose founding member was found to bind uracil in DNA (where it does not belong), without cleaving it, appears to promote DNA repair by a pathway involving RecA, rather than base excision.), with translation MSNTSGSNGSATTDRPPAPVPSRPSLKSMSEAVQECRACDLWEGGTQAVMGEGRRQSELVLVGEQPGDREDLQGHPFVGPAGRVLDRGLEQSGIPRNEVFITNAVKHFRYKLRGKRRIHQKPDRWQVQACMPWLEAELAVVKPRALVCLGATAGQALIGPSVRVGRDRGRPLESGLAELVTITVHPSSILRARDDRERETAFDEFVADLHKVASWLGFAQNGRD